CCCTATAATCAGGTCGTCAATGCCATCGTTGTTGATGTCCCCCGCATTGCTGACCCTGTAGCCTGATTCGCCACCAAAGCCGTTTATAACAAAGCCATTGCTGCCATTCAAGTCAGAGAGATTAAATAATGAGTTAGCCATGATTTTTTCCTATGGTCAGGGAGTAAGCTTCAAAGGCCTAAATTAGAAATTTCGTGTTTTAAACTGAAGTATTGTTATGGAGTGCCAAGTAGAATTTGTGCTACGCTAACCATCTACTAGCTACATTTCTGGTTGTTAGTTTATATTGCTTTTCCAACTGTCACAATCGATTATTTTTTAACTTTAAGAAAAACACACATACTATTTATACAAAAAATATTTTTTATGATGCACAAATATGCCAAATAATGCGCTTTTAATATGGAATTTCTTAATAAAGTAATACAGTAGGGGCGAACAATTTTATGCCCCTACTACAGCAACGAATATTAACTTTCTTTAATCGCTGCTTGATAGCGACCTAGTGCAATTAAAGGAAAGTATTGTTGATACAGATGATATTTAAGATAGAAATAGCAAGGGAAGCCAGTCCCTGTAAAGTTTGCCTCAAACCAAGTACCATCAGGCTGTTGAGTTGCCATTAAATAGCCAATTCCTTGCTCAATAGCCTTAACAGCTAATTTACCAGTTGCTTCACCTGCTGCCAAGAGGCCAATTAAAGCCCAAGCAGTTTGAGATGCAGTACTATCTCCTTTTCCTTTGAGACTGGGGTCATCATAGCTGCGGCAAGTCTCACCCCAACCCCCATCTAGGTTTTGGCATCCCAGTAACCAAGCTGCTCCCCGTTCTATACTGAGTTTGTGCCTTTGAGGATCAATTAATGCCAAGGCTGACAAAACGCCACTGGTGCCGTAGATATAATTTACACCCCAACGACCAAACCAACAGCCTTCGGTTTCTTGTTCGCGTAAAAGATAAGTTAGCGATCGCTCTAAATTATCACTATCAATTGACAAATCACAAGCACCAAGCATTTCTACGACTCTAGCCGTAACATCTGCGGTATTTGGATCGATCATGGCTTTCAAGTCGCCATAAGGGATGGAGTTAAGCCAATCTTGATCGTTGTCCAAATCAAAAGCAGCCCACCCACCAGGTTTACATTGCATAGATGCAATCCAGTTTACCGCCCGTGCGATCGCAGCCTGCTTGATTTTTTCATTGGGAAGTTTCGCCAAATGTAAAGCCATCACCACCACCGCCGAGTCGTCTACATCGGGATAAAACCGATTTTCAAACTCAAAAGCCCAAGCCCCTGGTTTTCCTTGGCGATTTTTTACAGCCCAATCTCCATAATCTAAAATTTGTTTTTGCAACAACCATTCTCCAGCCTTTACCACGGCGGGATGATCTGGTACAAAGCCTGATTCTACTAAGGCACGCATCACCCAAGCTGTATCCCAAACCGGTGAAACACAGGGCTGAACCCGGTAGCTATTATCTGTTTCAATGGCAAAGTTATCAATTGCTTGCAAACCTCGTTCCACAATCGGGTCGCTGCGGTCATAATCCAGACAGCGCAAAGCTAGCATTGAATTCAGCATCGCCGGAATAATGCCGCCCCAGTCGCCTGTCGCTTCTTGCCGTTCTAAAATCCATTTTTCGGCGGCTTTGATACCTTCTTCACGGAAGGGGACTAAATTTAGGCTTTCTGCCCATTTGAATCCTTGGTCGAGGGTGAGGAATAAATCAGTCCAATCGCCACTTTGGGGTAATTCCCACCGGACTCGATCGATACCTTCAGCGTATAGCTCATCTAGGTTGATAGTTGGGTCAGTGATAAAAACAGGTTTGCGATCGCATACAACCAGTAATGGTACTGTACTGGAACGTGCCCAGCTAGACATTTCGTAGATATTAACTGGAAAAGCTTTTGGCAATAACATTATCCAAGGCGGTAGCGAGGGAATACCGCGCCAGTTGTAGCAGCCAATCAAGGCTAAGTGCAACTTGGTAAAAATCCGAGTTTTGCTGATACCACCCCGTTGGAGAATAAAAGCTTGCGCCCGAATCATCGCCGGATCGGTTGCTGGTACACCTAGCAGTCTCAGCGCCATGTAAGCTTCAACTGAAGTGCTAAGTTCTCCGCCATCACCGTAGAAAAGTTCCCAGCCGCCATGCTGTCGTTGCTCTTGACGCAGATATGCTTCAACTTTGTGTAAAGGTCTGGTTTGGTCTGTTCCCCAAATCTTATGCAAAAGGACTGTTTCAGCAGTAATCGTGACATTAGATTCTAACTCTGCCCACCAGTAGCCTGCTGGATTTTGAATCGAAAGTAAATATTGTTGGCTGGCTGCGATCGCTTCTGCAACTTGATTGACTTTTACCCTGTCTTGTGTTTGCATCAAATACTATCTAACCTCACACTCAACACTAGCTATGAATACGGCAATACTATGAAAAATTTTTTCTTTATTGGTAGACATAGTATTGTGTCTGAGTCACTGAGAATTTGCAATAGGTCATGGGTGTAATTGTATTAGGATTGACGCTGTTATCATTGGCAATTTGGTTAGGATTACTGTGTTTTTGGGGACAATTTTGGCGGACAGACCAGCAATTAGAGGTAGAGACGTTGTATAAAACGTCTCTACAATCATTACCTGTGGTTTGTGCCGTGGTTCCAGCGCGTAACGAAGCTGAGTTAATACCAACCAGCTTGCGATCGCTCCTACTCCTAGATTATCCTGGTTCTTTTAACGTATTTTTGGTAGACGATCGCAGTACAGATCGGACAGCAAATTTTGCCGAAGGGGTTGCACACGCTGTAGGTAAACCCC
The Nostoc punctiforme PCC 73102 genome window above contains:
- the shc gene encoding squalene--hopene cyclase, whose protein sequence is MQTQDRVKVNQVAEAIAASQQYLLSIQNPAGYWWAELESNVTITAETVLLHKIWGTDQTRPLHKVEAYLRQEQRQHGGWELFYGDGGELSTSVEAYMALRLLGVPATDPAMIRAQAFILQRGGISKTRIFTKLHLALIGCYNWRGIPSLPPWIMLLPKAFPVNIYEMSSWARSSTVPLLVVCDRKPVFITDPTINLDELYAEGIDRVRWELPQSGDWTDLFLTLDQGFKWAESLNLVPFREEGIKAAEKWILERQEATGDWGGIIPAMLNSMLALRCLDYDRSDPIVERGLQAIDNFAIETDNSYRVQPCVSPVWDTAWVMRALVESGFVPDHPAVVKAGEWLLQKQILDYGDWAVKNRQGKPGAWAFEFENRFYPDVDDSAVVVMALHLAKLPNEKIKQAAIARAVNWIASMQCKPGGWAAFDLDNDQDWLNSIPYGDLKAMIDPNTADVTARVVEMLGACDLSIDSDNLERSLTYLLREQETEGCWFGRWGVNYIYGTSGVLSALALIDPQRHKLSIERGAAWLLGCQNLDGGWGETCRSYDDPSLKGKGDSTASQTAWALIGLLAAGEATGKLAVKAIEQGIGYLMATQQPDGTWFEANFTGTGFPCYFYLKYHLYQQYFPLIALGRYQAAIKES